Within the Microbacterium terricola genome, the region TCGCTCGCGACATTGACGATCGCGCCCTTGCCTGCCTCGACCATCACGGGCAGCACCGCACGGCTGAGCTTGAACGCGCCAGTGAGGTTCACTGCGATGACGCGGTCCCACGTCGCGTCGCTGGTCTCGGCCAGCGGCGAGAAGTCGTCGTTGATGCCGGCCACGTTGGCGAGCGCGTCGATGCGCTCCCCTGCCGCTGCGACGATCTCGTCGATCGACTCCTGCTTCGTGATGTCGCCGGCCACGGTCACGACATCGGCGTCCGGCAGCGACGCCTGGAGCTCCGCGAGCTTCTCCGCCGACACGTCGACGGCGACGACGCGGCCGCCCTCGCGGGCGACGCGGGAAGCGGTGGCGCGGCCGATGCCGGACGCGGCACCGGTGACGATGACCGTCTTGCCGGCGAAGCGGCCTCCGGTGACCTTCTCGGCCCACGCGCTGCTCTCGGTCTCCTCCGGCAGCTCGCCGCCGTTCGCGGCACGCACGAGGTCATCGATGACCGACTGCGGCAGCTGTCCCTGGCTGAGCGCGACCAACTGCTGCAGCGGCAGCCCCTTGATCGGCGCGAGCGTCTCCTCGGTCGCTCCGGACTGCGCGAGCAGACCTCGCACCAGATCGCCGCCGACCGGGCTCTCGAGCCAGTCGCCGATCGAGCTGGCCGCGGTCAGCACCTTGTTCTCCGACATGTGATTCCCTTCATCCACCGGCCCTCGGGCGGGCCTCCGTGGACTCAATTCCCATGCGGGAATTCCTATTCCCGCGTGGGAAATCCTATGCTCGAGTCGACGGATGATCAACAGCCGGAATCGGAGGCGCGCGATGGCCACGTCTGACAGCGATGGACCCCGGCGCGGACGCGGCTCGAGCGCGGGCCTCGATCGCGATCAGATCATCCGCGCCGCCCGCGGCCTCGACCCGGCCGCGCTGACCATGCAGGCGATCGCGACCGAGCTCGGCGTGGACCGCAAGGCGCTCAACTATCACGTGACCGATCGCGAGAGCCTGCTCGAGATGCTGGCGATCGATGCGTTCCAGCAGCGCTTCGCCGCCATCGAGCTCGACCTCGGCGAGACCTGGCAGCAGGCGAGCCGGGCCTACGCCGGCGCACTGTGCCGCAGCATCCTCGAGACCGGCGAGTGGGTGCCCTACTTCCGCTTCACCTCGCCCCGCGACCTCGCCGTGGTCGGGCCCGCCGAGGTCGTCGCGGCACGCATGCTCGCCGCCGGCTTCGATGCGATCACCGTCAGCCGCGGCATGCACCTGCTCTTCTCGATCTGCACGGGCTATGCGCGCGACGCGATCACCGCGGCCCACGAGGGCGGCGTGCACCCCCAGATCGAGGAGCTGCGCACGGCGCTCGCATCGGCCGACGGGGAGTACGGAGCGATCCGCGGCCTCGTGGACGCGCGCGTCGACAACTACGGCGACGCTCAGTTCGACTTCGACGTCGACGCCTTCGTCGCCGCCATGGAGCGGCTGCTGCCCTGACGACGGCAACCGACGGCATCCGACGGCATCGATGCAGCGGAATGGCCGCCGCGCGCCGGGCGTTGACGCCAGCATGCGACGTTTCGGCACCCTTTCATTCGGCCACTACGGACCCCTCGGCGGCGGCCGGCAGCTGACGGCGGGCGACTCGCTGCGCCAGGCGGTCGACCTCGCCCAGGGGATGGACGACCTGGGCGCCAACGGGATCTACTTCCGCGTGCACCACTTCGCTCGCCAGCAGGCGTCGCCGATGCCGCTGCTCGCGGCGATCGCCGCGACCACCGAGCGCATCGAGATGGGCACAGGCGTGATCGACATGCGCTACGAGAATCCGCTGTACCTCGCCGAGGAGGCGGCGGCGGTCGATCTGCTCAGCGACGGTCGTCTCGCTCTCGGCGTGAGCCGCGGTTCACCCGAGACCGTGGTGCGCGGCTACGAGACCTTCGGCTACACCGGCGCCGTCGATCCGCGCGGCGCCGACCTCGCTCGTGCCCACTTCGACACGTTCCTGCGGGCGATCGACGGGGAGGGGATGGCCGACGGCGATCCGAGCAGCCCGTTCGGCGGGGTGGCCGGTCGCGCGCGCATCGAGCCGCACTCCCCCGGACTGCGGTCGCGCGTGTGGTGGGGCGCCGGCAACCGCGAGTCCGCCGAGTGGGCGGGGCGTGTCGGCGTGAACCTGATGTCGTCGACGCTGCTCACCGAGGCGACGGGTCAGCCGTTCGACATCCTGCAGGCCGAACAGCTCGACGCGTTCCGCGCGGCGTGGCGCGAGGCGGGGCACCAGGGCGAGCCGCGCACCTCCGTGAGCCGCTCGATCTTCCCGATCACGACGGACGAGGACCGGCTGTACTTCGGCCGCAGC harbors:
- a CDS encoding SDR family NAD(P)-dependent oxidoreductase produces the protein MSENKVLTAASSIGDWLESPVGGDLVRGLLAQSGATEETLAPIKGLPLQQLVALSQGQLPQSVIDDLVRAANGGELPEETESSAWAEKVTGGRFAGKTVIVTGAASGIGRATASRVAREGGRVVAVDVSAEKLAELQASLPDADVVTVAGDITKQESIDEIVAAAGERIDALANVAGINDDFSPLAETSDATWDRVIAVNLTGAFKLSRAVLPVMVEAGKGAIVNVASEAGLRGNASGNAYTVSKHGVVGLTKSAAFMYGPAGIRVNAVAPGGVATGIPFPPHVSEAGQARLQPFQSQIPSVATAEQLAASITFLLSDDGVNINGAILASDGGWSVQ
- a CDS encoding LLM class flavin-dependent oxidoreductase → MRRFGTLSFGHYGPLGGGRQLTAGDSLRQAVDLAQGMDDLGANGIYFRVHHFARQQASPMPLLAAIAATTERIEMGTGVIDMRYENPLYLAEEAAAVDLLSDGRLALGVSRGSPETVVRGYETFGYTGAVDPRGADLARAHFDTFLRAIDGEGMADGDPSSPFGGVAGRARIEPHSPGLRSRVWWGAGNRESAEWAGRVGVNLMSSTLLTEATGQPFDILQAEQLDAFRAAWREAGHQGEPRTSVSRSIFPITTDEDRLYFGRSGEGDGIGYIDGFRSTFGKTYAAEPDVLVEQLLQDAAIQSADTLMLTIPSQLGVEFNLRLVESFATHVAPALGWESTRA